The Geoglobus acetivorans genome window below encodes:
- a CDS encoding ATPase, T2SS/T4P/T4SS family — MTDSKLEFSYKPRELKQGVVANFPFKPKQLEDTHSHENLQSCGIYRLLPERMKREVEKNLHLLEYIHILPIDKIGIPRFAPKLDRKKHGDMDNPNLIYPADEQIYIHIYPDKNDVRNYYIPIEPTLLTGVEDLLKQVELKLVDYITDIEFDPEDEAVKTRILKDALKEICEIVDKTELAEYSIANDIQGKLSFAPSPKIKLGFLSKLFSKNGSSRIDKIYVTEQQYKALEYALIRDKIGLGVLEPYIRDKYIEDISCSGLGPIFIEHKIFKGLKSVIEFREEETLNKFIIKLAERIGKPVTYKDPIVDATLPDGSRINIVYGNDISKNGSNFTIRKFNETPFSVLQLIEFGSLDYMIAGYLWLLIGEGMSGFICGETASGKTTLLNAITAFIRPDAKVVTIEDTPELQVPHRNWTREVTRGSTRGGTLGEGSGSDVTMFDLLKAALRQRPNYILVGEIRGVEGNIAFQAMQTGHPVMSTFHAATVEKLIQRLTTEPISVPKTFIDNLNFVVIQSAVRRPDGKLVRRVLSVSEIIGYNPQKGGVSFIEVFQWDPVTDTHVFTGFGSSYLLEQKIATRLGIPPNKKKVIYQEVEKRAKILKKLHEEGVVDFYEFFRTLSKIQKSGLLNIKV, encoded by the coding sequence ATGACAGACAGCAAACTTGAATTCAGTTACAAGCCCAGGGAACTCAAGCAGGGTGTTGTGGCTAATTTTCCGTTTAAACCCAAGCAACTCGAAGATACACATAGCCACGAGAATCTTCAGAGCTGTGGAATCTACAGATTGCTGCCTGAAAGGATGAAAAGAGAGGTGGAGAAGAATCTCCACCTGCTGGAATACATACATATACTCCCGATAGATAAGATTGGAATACCGAGATTTGCTCCAAAACTCGACAGGAAAAAACACGGAGATATGGACAATCCAAACCTAATCTATCCAGCCGACGAGCAGATTTATATTCACATTTATCCGGATAAGAATGACGTCAGGAACTACTACATTCCAATAGAGCCGACACTGCTAACTGGTGTTGAAGACCTACTGAAACAGGTAGAGCTGAAACTTGTTGATTACATAACCGATATTGAATTTGATCCTGAAGATGAAGCTGTAAAAACCAGAATTCTGAAAGACGCTCTCAAAGAGATATGTGAGATTGTTGATAAAACTGAGCTTGCTGAATATAGTATTGCAAACGATATTCAGGGCAAGTTAAGTTTCGCACCGTCGCCAAAGATAAAACTTGGCTTCTTATCCAAACTATTCAGCAAAAATGGGTCCTCCAGAATTGACAAGATCTATGTAACAGAACAGCAATACAAGGCACTGGAATATGCACTGATAAGGGATAAAATAGGTCTCGGCGTTCTGGAGCCATACATAAGAGACAAATACATCGAAGATATCTCCTGCAGTGGCCTTGGTCCAATATTTATTGAACACAAGATCTTCAAAGGATTAAAAAGCGTAATTGAGTTTAGAGAAGAAGAGACCCTCAACAAATTTATAATAAAGCTTGCAGAGAGAATTGGCAAACCTGTTACTTACAAGGACCCAATAGTTGATGCTACACTTCCAGATGGAAGCAGAATTAACATTGTGTATGGTAATGATATCAGCAAAAATGGCAGTAACTTCACAATAAGAAAGTTTAATGAGACCCCATTCAGCGTTCTTCAGCTGATAGAGTTCGGTTCTCTTGACTACATGATTGCTGGTTACCTCTGGCTTCTAATAGGTGAAGGTATGAGTGGATTTATCTGTGGAGAAACTGCAAGTGGTAAAACCACACTACTCAATGCAATAACTGCATTTATTAGACCTGATGCCAAGGTTGTTACCATTGAGGATACCCCTGAACTGCAGGTACCTCACAGAAACTGGACGAGAGAGGTCACCAGAGGCAGTACGAGAGGTGGCACACTTGGCGAGGGAAGCGGCTCAGATGTCACAATGTTCGATTTGCTCAAAGCGGCATTAAGGCAGAGGCCAAATTACATACTCGTTGGTGAGATTAGAGGTGTTGAGGGCAACATTGCATTTCAGGCCATGCAGACTGGCCATCCTGTCATGTCCACGTTTCATGCTGCTACCGTAGAAAAACTCATCCAGAGACTTACGACTGAGCCTATAAGCGTTCCGAAAACATTTATAGATAATTTAAACTTCGTAGTTATACAGAGTGCCGTAAGAAGACCTGACGGGAAACTCGTAAGAAGGGTGCTGAGCGTAAGCGAGATAATTGGGTACAACCCACAAAAAGGTGGAGTCTCATTTATCGAAGTTTTTCAGTGGGATCCAGTAACAGACACTCATGTTTTTACCGGATTTGGTAGCTCGTATCTTTTGGAGCAGAAGATAGCCACTCGACTCGGCATTCCGCCCAATAAAAAGAAAGTGATTTATCAGGAAGTCGAAAAAAGAGCAAAAATACTGAAAAAATTGCACGAAGAAGGAGTAGTGGACTTCTACGAGTTTTTCAGAACACTGTCAAAGATACAGAAGAGCGGTTTGCTGAACATCAAGGTGTGA
- a CDS encoding ATPase domain-containing protein encodes MDIFEDEENKNILTSGNTEIDKRLGGGIPLGSLTLIEGENDTGKSVLCQQFAYGGLLNGLEIAYYTTENTIKSLLRQMESLSLDISDFYAFGYVRIFPVHIEGIDWSTEQMRRILNLVANHMKVIKENVIIVDSLTMFTTYSTEDDVLEFLTRLKNLADNGKTILITLHQHAFKEDTLVRIRSACDCHLFLRKEQVGERYVSVLEVAKIRGAKKTTGNIVSFEVHPGFGLKIIPVSEART; translated from the coding sequence ATGGATATCTTTGAAGATGAAGAAAACAAGAATATTTTGACCAGTGGGAACACCGAAATAGACAAAAGGCTGGGTGGTGGGATCCCCTTAGGCTCATTGACATTAATCGAAGGTGAGAACGATACAGGTAAAAGTGTTTTATGCCAGCAATTCGCGTATGGTGGCCTCCTCAATGGACTGGAAATTGCATACTATACAACAGAAAATACCATAAAAAGCCTGCTGAGACAGATGGAATCACTCAGTCTTGACATATCGGACTTTTACGCGTTTGGATATGTCAGGATATTCCCTGTTCATATTGAAGGTATTGACTGGAGTACTGAACAGATGAGAAGGATACTCAATCTCGTAGCCAACCACATGAAAGTCATCAAAGAGAATGTCATTATTGTTGATTCATTAACGATGTTCACAACATATTCGACTGAAGATGACGTGCTTGAATTCCTGACGCGACTGAAAAACCTTGCAGACAACGGTAAAACGATATTGATCACACTACACCAGCATGCTTTTAAAGAAGATACTCTTGTTAGAATCAGGTCAGCATGTGATTGTCATCTGTTCCTCAGGAAGGAACAGGTCGGTGAAAGGTATGTGAGCGTCCTTGAAGTTGCAAAAATAAGAGGGGCTAAGAAAACTACAGGAAATATTGTAAGCTTTGAGGTTCATCCCGGATTCGGCCTTAAGATCATACCTGTGTCTGAGGCGAGGACATAA